Proteins encoded by one window of Candidatus Omnitrophota bacterium:
- a CDS encoding DUF3047 domain-containing protein, producing the protein MKRKIRFTLSVIAVLGISAFLISPAFAARTDKWFSFDKKDALAEWDEKIFKGRVLYSVRVEKRGGYLTAYSNNSASGIFYEISFHPKKYPIASWKWKVIKFPDKASGEPATSQWIEKDDYAARFYVIFPSFFFTNTKSLEYVWDKSLPKGTLMSSPYYRNIKIIVAESGEENLGKWVFEKRNIYADFKKAFGREPGSVGAIAIMTDTDNTVSTAEADYDEIKVGYKDGEN; encoded by the coding sequence ATGAAAAGGAAGATAAGGTTTACGCTATCGGTCATAGCTGTTTTAGGGATATCCGCATTTTTAATTTCTCCTGCTTTTGCGGCGCGGACAGATAAGTGGTTTTCTTTTGATAAAAAGGATGCCCTGGCCGAATGGGATGAGAAGATATTCAAGGGCAGGGTCTTATATTCCGTGAGAGTAGAGAAGAGAGGGGGATATTTAACCGCTTACAGTAATAATTCCGCCTCAGGTATTTTTTATGAAATCAGTTTCCACCCTAAAAAATATCCTATAGCCAGCTGGAAATGGAAGGTGATCAAATTTCCCGATAAGGCCAGTGGCGAGCCCGCAACCAGCCAATGGATAGAGAAAGATGATTACGCTGCCAGATTCTATGTAATCTTCCCCAGTTTTTTCTTTACCAACACCAAGAGCCTGGAATACGTCTGGGATAAAAGCCTCCCTAAGGGGACACTAATGAGCAGCCCCTATTATAGAAATATAAAAATCATTGTGGCGGAATCCGGAGAAGAAAATTTAGGGAAATGGGTTTTTGAAAAAAGAAATATTTACGCAGATTTTAAGAAGGCCTTCGGCAGGGAACCAGGTAGCGTAGGGGCGATAGCCATTATGACAGACACGGATAACACCGTCAGTACCGCAGAGGCGGATTACGACGAAATAAAAGTGGGGTATAAAGATGGAGAAAATTAG
- the groL gene encoding chaperonin GroEL (60 kDa chaperone family; promotes refolding of misfolded polypeptides especially under stressful conditions; forms two stacked rings of heptamers to form a barrel-shaped 14mer; ends can be capped by GroES; misfolded proteins enter the barrel where they are refolded when GroES binds), which produces MAKQLLFQDEGRRKILSGVEQLARAVKVTLGPKGRNVVIDKKFGSPTITKDGVTVAKEIDLEDPFENMGAQMVKEVAEKTSDVAGDGTTTATILAEAIYREGLKNVTAGANPMALKRGIEKAVEKVTDELRKLSTPIKDKKEVAQVASIAANCDTAIGDLIAEAMDKVGKDGVITVEEAKSTATTLEVVEGMQFDQGYLSPYFVTDAERMEVILEEPYILIYEKKISSIKDILPLLEKIARVGKPLLIIAEEVEGEALATLVVNKIRGTFVACAVKAPGYGDRRKAMLEDIAVLTNGKALTEDLGIKLENVDIEDLGRAKRVKVDKENTTLVEGAGKTQAINGRIAQIKKQIEDTDSDYDKEKLQERLAKLAGGVAVINVGAATETEMKEKKARVEDALHATRAAVEEGIVPGGGVALLRTLPALDKLKLEGDEKIGVDIIKRSLEEPIRQLADNAGLEGSVVVQRIKQEKTNIGYDVSQDAYVDMIDAGVIDPTKVTRSALQNAASVAALLLMTEAVVTEKPEKEAPMPMPPGGGMGGMGGGMY; this is translated from the coding sequence ATGGCAAAGCAATTATTATTTCAGGACGAAGGCCGCAGGAAAATTCTAAGCGGCGTAGAGCAGCTGGCCCGGGCAGTCAAGGTAACCTTAGGGCCTAAAGGCCGTAATGTGGTTATAGACAAAAAATTCGGCTCACCCACTATTACTAAAGATGGGGTGACCGTAGCCAAAGAGATTGACCTGGAAGACCCTTTTGAAAATATGGGCGCGCAGATGGTCAAGGAAGTTGCGGAAAAAACATCTGATGTTGCCGGTGACGGCACCACTACAGCTACGATTTTAGCCGAGGCGATTTATCGCGAAGGCCTAAAGAACGTGACTGCCGGAGCAAACCCCATGGCCTTAAAACGGGGGATTGAAAAGGCAGTAGAAAAAGTTACCGATGAATTAAGGAAACTCTCCACCCCCATTAAGGATAAGAAAGAAGTAGCGCAGGTTGCTTCTATCGCCGCAAACTGCGATACTGCTATCGGTGATTTGATTGCCGAAGCAATGGATAAGGTAGGTAAAGACGGGGTTATCACTGTTGAGGAGGCCAAGTCAACTGCTACTACTTTAGAGGTTGTCGAAGGGATGCAGTTTGACCAGGGGTATCTTTCTCCTTATTTTGTGACTGATGCCGAGAGGATGGAAGTTATTTTGGAGGAGCCGTATATACTCATCTACGAGAAAAAGATTTCTTCGATAAAAGACATACTGCCGCTTTTAGAAAAAATAGCGCGCGTAGGAAAACCCCTTTTGATTATTGCCGAAGAAGTTGAAGGCGAGGCATTGGCTACCTTAGTCGTGAATAAGATCCGCGGTACCTTTGTTGCTTGTGCAGTGAAGGCCCCGGGTTATGGCGACAGGCGTAAGGCCATGCTTGAAGACATAGCGGTCCTTACTAACGGCAAAGCCCTCACCGAAGATTTAGGAATAAAACTGGAGAACGTAGATATTGAGGATTTAGGCCGGGCAAAGCGGGTCAAGGTAGATAAGGAAAATACTACTTTAGTAGAAGGTGCAGGTAAGACCCAGGCGATTAACGGTAGGATTGCCCAGATCAAGAAACAGATCGAGGATACGGATTCGGATTATGATAAAGAGAAGCTTCAAGAACGCCTGGCAAAACTTGCCGGCGGAGTAGCGGTGATTAATGTAGGTGCCGCTACCGAGACTGAAATGAAAGAAAAGAAGGCGCGCGTAGAAGATGCCTTGCATGCCACACGCGCAGCAGTCGAGGAAGGTATAGTCCCCGGCGGCGGGGTAGCGTTGTTACGTACCCTCCCGGCGTTAGATAAACTCAAACTTGAAGGCGATGAGAAAATAGGCGTGGATATTATCAAGCGGTCATTGGAAGAGCCCATTAGGCAGTTGGCAGACAATGCCGGGTTAGAGGGTTCTGTAGTGGTGCAGCGCATAAAACAGGAAAAGACCAATATCGGTTACGATGTCAGCCAGGATGCTTATGTGGATATGATAGACGCAGGCGTCATCGATCCTACCAAGGTTACGCGTTCTGCCTTACAAAATGCTGCCAGCGTGGCCGCATTATTATTGATGACCGAAGCAGTAGTTACTGAAAAACCCGAGAAAGAAGCTCCTATGCCTATGCCACCGGGTGGCGGAATGGGCGGAATGGGCGGAGGGATGTATTAA
- the groES gene encoding co-chaperone GroES produces MNIQPLGDRVVVKPLEAEAKTKGGIVLPDTAKEKPQEGKVVAVGKGKILENGTMHALEVKVGDKVLYGKYSGNEITTKEGEELLIMREEDILAIMK; encoded by the coding sequence ATGAACATTCAACCATTGGGAGACCGCGTAGTGGTAAAGCCTTTAGAGGCAGAGGCAAAGACAAAGGGCGGCATAGTTTTGCCTGATACTGCCAAAGAAAAGCCCCAGGAGGGCAAGGTAGTAGCTGTAGGTAAAGGCAAAATTTTAGAAAACGGCACTATGCACGCGTTAGAAGTAAAAGTCGGGGATAAGGTGTTATACGGAAAATATTCCGGTAACGAAATTACCACTAAAGAAGGCGAAGAATTGCTGATTATGCGCGAGGAAGACATCTTAGCTATAATGAAATGA
- a CDS encoding DNA polymerase III subunit alpha — MPRSEFIHLHLHTQYSLLDGACRIRELLEQAKLYKMDSLAITDHGNMFGVIDFYLEARKAGIKPIIGCEVYIAPGSRLDKGAGGMDEASYHLILLVKDETGYQNLIKLVSLGYLEGFYYRPRIDKETLSKYKKGLIGLSACLKGEIPTLLQQRRFNDALKAADEFSNILGKDNFYLEIQENLIPEQKIVNEGLIKISKELNIPLIATNDVHYLRKEHARSHEALLCIQTQTTLDDPNRMRFQTDEFYFKSPQEMKEMFKDTPQAIANTLEVAGRCNLELDFSKIHLPRYEPPEGKTKEEFLKELCEEGLRVRFPQADSAIKERLEHELKIIKSRGFISYFLIVWDFIRYAKDSHIPVGPGRGSAAGSLVSYLLGITDINPLKYGLLFERFLNPERLGLPDIDIDFCYERRNEVIDYVTKKYGQHNVAQIITFGTMQARAVVRDVGRVMGIAYADVDRIAKLIPPDPSLTLKDALESEAELKNLYKNDPQITKLIDTALSLEGLNRHASTHAAGVVIADKPLEEYTPLFKTQDDQITSGYSMSVLEKIGLLKVDFLGLRTLTVIDETVKIIQKTRGKTIDIENMPLDDSNTYKLLASGHTMGVFQVESSGMRELLKKLEPERFEDLIALLALYRPGPMGSGMLDDFMQRRHNRVPIKYQHPKLEKILKETHGIIVYQEQIMQIVSELAGFSLAQADLLRRAIAKKIPEVMEQQRKNFVLGCAKNEISESVSNRIFDLIEYFSGYGFNKSHSAAYAMISYRTAYLKANFPVEFMCALLTSERDNTDKIVEYVNEATHMGIKVLPPDINESEALFKVVDDKTIRFGLLAVKNVGGGAVESLVQARQKDGQFESLEDMCQRIDSRLVNRKVLESLIKCGALDGFRLARAQMFVALDTTLEFTSRMHKEKAKGQMSFFEGGFSENGFKNTLNNLPSVKEWPEPQLLAFEKDMLGFYVTGHPLARYAQQLKRFTSSSTNNLSQYEDGREIKIVGLIAKIKQTVTRAKQEKMAILKLEDLDGAVEVLVFPAAFMKSAKYIQPNTVVMVRGRLNLKEDTPKIIANDLFPMDEVYKLISSVNINLSGIRENLFESLKELLAQHSGRVPIYLHLDTPAKSRIHLVVGEGLYVLPSEQLIGDIESLLGEERVSLAI, encoded by the coding sequence ATGCCTCGAAGTGAATTTATCCACCTCCATTTACACACCCAATACAGCCTTCTTGACGGCGCCTGCCGTATACGCGAACTCTTAGAACAGGCAAAACTCTATAAAATGGATTCCCTTGCCATTACCGACCACGGGAATATGTTCGGGGTAATTGATTTTTATTTAGAGGCCCGCAAAGCCGGGATTAAGCCTATTATCGGCTGCGAGGTTTATATTGCTCCGGGAAGCCGCCTGGACAAAGGTGCCGGCGGGATGGATGAAGCGTCGTATCACCTTATACTTCTGGTTAAAGACGAAACCGGATACCAGAACCTGATAAAATTAGTCTCACTCGGGTATCTGGAAGGATTTTATTATCGCCCGCGTATTGATAAAGAGACACTCTCTAAGTATAAAAAAGGCCTTATTGGCCTGAGTGCCTGCTTAAAAGGCGAAATACCTACCCTATTGCAGCAGCGCCGCTTTAATGACGCCTTAAAAGCCGCGGATGAATTTTCCAATATATTAGGCAAAGATAACTTCTATCTTGAGATACAGGAGAATCTTATCCCGGAGCAAAAGATAGTGAATGAGGGATTAATTAAGATATCCAAGGAGTTAAATATCCCTCTTATCGCCACCAACGACGTGCACTATCTGCGCAAGGAACACGCTAGGAGCCACGAGGCCCTGCTTTGCATCCAGACCCAGACTACGCTCGATGACCCCAACAGGATGCGTTTTCAGACCGATGAATTTTATTTTAAGTCTCCCCAGGAGATGAAGGAGATGTTTAAGGATACGCCGCAGGCCATTGCCAATACCCTGGAGGTAGCCGGCCGTTGTAACCTGGAGCTGGATTTTTCCAAAATACACCTGCCCCGTTATGAACCACCCGAGGGAAAAACTAAAGAGGAATTTTTAAAGGAACTCTGCGAAGAGGGTTTAAGGGTGAGGTTCCCGCAGGCAGATTCCGCTATAAAAGAGAGGCTGGAGCACGAACTAAAGATTATCAAGAGCAGGGGATTTATCAGTTACTTCCTGATTGTTTGGGATTTCATACGTTACGCCAAAGACAGCCATATCCCCGTAGGCCCTGGCCGGGGTTCGGCTGCGGGGAGCCTGGTGAGTTATCTTTTAGGCATTACTGATATCAACCCTTTGAAATACGGCTTACTCTTTGAACGTTTCTTAAACCCTGAAAGGCTGGGGCTGCCGGATATCGACATAGATTTCTGTTATGAAAGAAGGAATGAGGTTATTGATTATGTAACCAAAAAATACGGCCAGCACAATGTCGCCCAGATTATTACCTTCGGGACAATGCAGGCGCGCGCGGTAGTCAGGGATGTGGGCAGGGTAATGGGTATTGCCTATGCTGATGTTGACCGCATTGCCAAATTAATCCCGCCTGACCCCAGCCTTACCTTAAAGGATGCCTTAGAAAGCGAGGCAGAGCTAAAGAACCTATATAAGAATGACCCCCAGATAACCAAATTAATTGATACTGCCTTATCGCTTGAGGGATTGAACCGCCACGCCTCTACCCATGCCGCAGGGGTAGTGATTGCCGATAAGCCGCTTGAGGAATATACGCCTCTCTTTAAAACGCAGGATGACCAGATAACCAGCGGTTATAGTATGTCGGTCTTAGAAAAGATCGGCTTATTAAAAGTAGATTTCCTGGGCCTTCGGACATTGACCGTTATTGATGAGACCGTAAAGATCATTCAAAAAACCAGAGGCAAAACTATTGATATTGAAAATATGCCTTTGGACGACTCCAATACCTATAAACTTTTAGCCTCTGGCCATACTATGGGAGTATTCCAGGTGGAGAGTTCCGGTATGCGGGAGCTATTGAAAAAATTAGAGCCGGAGCGTTTTGAGGATTTAATCGCGCTTTTAGCCTTATACCGGCCCGGGCCAATGGGGTCTGGGATGTTGGATGATTTCATGCAGCGCCGGCACAACCGCGTCCCGATAAAATACCAGCACCCCAAACTTGAGAAAATCTTAAAAGAAACCCACGGTATTATCGTTTATCAGGAACAGATTATGCAGATTGTCTCGGAGCTGGCGGGTTTTAGCCTGGCGCAGGCTGACCTTTTGCGCAGGGCAATAGCCAAAAAGATACCGGAGGTAATGGAGCAGCAGAGGAAAAATTTTGTTTTAGGCTGCGCGAAGAACGAGATTAGCGAATCCGTGTCTAACCGGATATTCGACTTGATAGAATATTTTTCCGGGTATGGATTTAATAAATCACATTCGGCTGCCTATGCCATGATCTCTTACCGCACCGCTTATCTTAAAGCGAATTTTCCGGTTGAGTTTATGTGCGCGCTCCTGACTTCAGAAAGGGATAACACCGATAAAATCGTGGAGTATGTCAACGAAGCCACGCATATGGGGATTAAGGTTTTGCCCCCTGATATCAATGAGAGTGAGGCTTTATTTAAAGTAGTAGACGATAAAACTATCCGTTTTGGGCTTTTGGCAGTAAAGAATGTAGGTGGCGGGGCCGTAGAGTCTCTGGTTCAGGCCAGGCAGAAAGACGGGCAATTTGAGTCATTAGAAGATATGTGCCAGCGTATTGATTCCAGGCTGGTTAACCGTAAGGTGCTGGAGAGTTTAATCAAATGCGGGGCGCTGGACGGATTCAGGCTGGCCCGCGCCCAGATGTTTGTGGCGCTGGATACTACGCTTGAGTTTACCTCCAGGATGCATAAGGAAAAGGCAAAGGGCCAGATGTCTTTTTTTGAAGGCGGGTTCTCTGAGAATGGTTTTAAAAATACCTTGAATAATCTGCCTTCGGTAAAAGAGTGGCCCGAACCGCAGTTGCTTGCTTTTGAAAAAGATATGTTAGGTTTTTATGTCACCGGGCATCCTCTGGCGCGCTATGCCCAGCAGTTGAAACGTTTTACCTCTTCTTCTACCAATAATCTTTCTCAGTATGAGGACGGCCGTGAGATAAAAATAGTAGGCCTGATTGCCAAGATAAAACAGACAGTTACCCGGGCAAAGCAGGAGAAGATGGCGATTTTAAAACTGGAAGACTTGGATGGGGCGGTAGAAGTGCTGGTTTTTCCGGCTGCCTTTATGAAGTCAGCCAAATATATTCAGCCGAATACCGTGGTGATGGTCAGGGGCAGGCTTAACCTGAAGGAAGATACGCCGAAAATTATTGCTAACGACCTATTCCCTATGGATGAAGTCTATAAATTAATCAGCAGCGTAAATATTAATCTTTCAGGTATAAG
- the guaA gene encoding glutamine-hydrolyzing GMP synthase, with the protein MGRQVILILDFGSQYTQLIARRVRENKVFSKIIPYNTSAKEIAAIAPKGLILSGSPLSVVEKKGRYPDKGIFKLGVPILGICYGMQVITEVLGGKVKHTKEREYGKTELFIDDNRDLFSGLPGNLTCWASHGDYVSKLPPGFHAVAHTGNAPIAAMGNRRMKVFAVQFHPEVTHTDRGSQILGNFLFKVCGCLGRWTMQSFVRESIDNIKKTIGKDKVVLGLSGGVDSSVAALLIHKAIGRRLRCIFIDNGLLRKDEPQQVKKIFRTIYHLNLGYVDRGKRFLKRLEGITDPEEKRKIIGDEFVKVFEEEAAKVKGSKFLGQGTLYPDVIESISVTGAPSSKIKTHHNVGGLPSRMKLKLIEPLRDLFKDEVRRIAMELGMPNAIIYRQPFPGPGLAIRIIGEVTPARLNLLREVDRRVVEEVKNANLYEQLWQSFAILLPIKSVGVMGDERTYENVVALRCVSSFDGMTADWVKLPYEVLEKISNRIINEVKGVNRVVYDISSKPPATIEWE; encoded by the coding sequence ATGGGCAGACAAGTAATTTTAATTTTGGATTTTGGTTCGCAATATACCCAGTTGATTGCGCGGCGCGTGCGGGAGAATAAGGTATTTTCTAAAATCATACCTTATAATACCAGCGCCAAAGAGATAGCCGCGATAGCACCAAAGGGTTTAATTCTTTCCGGCAGCCCCTTGTCAGTGGTAGAGAAGAAGGGCCGCTATCCGGATAAAGGTATTTTTAAATTAGGCGTGCCGATTTTAGGCATCTGCTACGGTATGCAGGTTATCACAGAGGTTTTAGGCGGCAAAGTCAAACATACCAAAGAGCGCGAATACGGTAAGACAGAATTATTCATTGATGATAACCGCGATTTATTCAGCGGCCTTCCCGGAAATCTGACCTGTTGGGCCAGCCACGGCGATTATGTCTCGAAATTGCCCCCTGGATTCCATGCCGTTGCGCATACCGGTAATGCCCCTATTGCCGCTATGGGTAACCGCAGGATGAAGGTATTCGCAGTGCAGTTCCATCCCGAAGTAACTCATACCGACAGAGGCAGCCAGATTTTGGGGAATTTTCTCTTTAAGGTTTGCGGTTGCCTCGGCCGTTGGACAATGCAGTCATTTGTCCGTGAGTCCATAGATAACATCAAAAAGACAATAGGCAAGGACAAGGTAGTCCTGGGTTTAAGCGGCGGAGTGGATTCTTCGGTAGCGGCGTTATTAATCCATAAAGCCATAGGCAGAAGGTTAAGGTGTATCTTTATAGATAACGGCCTATTAAGAAAAGACGAGCCGCAGCAGGTAAAAAAGATATTCCGCACTATTTATCATTTGAACCTGGGTTATGTGGACAGGGGCAAGCGTTTCTTAAAACGCTTAGAAGGCATCACTGACCCTGAAGAAAAGAGAAAGATTATCGGCGATGAGTTTGTTAAGGTCTTTGAAGAAGAAGCTGCCAAGGTAAAGGGGTCAAAGTTTCTGGGCCAGGGGACGTTGTATCCTGACGTGATTGAGTCTATCTCAGTTACCGGAGCGCCTTCGAGTAAAATCAAAACACATCATAATGTAGGGGGCCTGCCCAGCCGGATGAAACTCAAGCTCATCGAGCCGCTACGGGATTTATTTAAAGACGAGGTGCGCCGTATCGCCATGGAGTTGGGTATGCCTAATGCAATAATTTACCGTCAGCCTTTTCCCGGCCCGGGTTTAGCCATAAGGATCATAGGCGAGGTGACTCCTGCGCGCCTTAATCTTTTACGCGAAGTAGACCGGCGCGTAGTCGAAGAAGTCAAAAACGCCAACCTCTACGAGCAGCTCTGGCAGTCTTTTGCCATACTCCTGCCTATAAAAAGTGTCGGGGTGATGGGCGATGAGCGGACCTATGAGAATGTGGTAGCGCTGCGCTGCGTGTCCAGTTTTGACGGTATGACCGCGGACTGGGTCAAACTCCCCTACGAGGTCTTAGAAAAGATTTCCAACCGCATTATCAATGAAGTTAAGGGCGTAAACCGCGTAGTTTACGATATCTCATCCAAGCCTCCCGCGACCATTGAGTGGGAATAA
- a CDS encoding GuaB3 family IMP dehydrogenase-related protein, whose amino-acid sequence MAEWIGIGRRSRRCYGFDEIALVPGAQTVNPQEVDTAFKIAGREFKVPILAAAMDGVVDVRFAIEMSKLGGIAVLNLDGVQTRYENPDEVLKKIARATPDKATELIQSFYNIPAKEKLISKRIREIKSNKGTAVVSCIPAHAEKFAKIAVSAGADMFVVQSTVTTTKHIAKEYSSLDLFKFCKSTKIPVIIGNCVTYETTLALMETGAAGLLIGIGPGAACTTRGVLGIGVPQVTATVDAAAARDFYFKSKGKYIPIITDGGMNRGGDICKAFACGADAVMIGSSFARAKEAPGKGYHWGMATSHVNLPRGTRIHVGTTGSLKDILFGPAKVDDGSQNLIGALKTSMGSLGASDLKEMHDVEIIIAPSIQTEGKIFQVGQRVGMGK is encoded by the coding sequence ATGGCAGAGTGGATAGGCATAGGCAGGCGCAGCCGCAGGTGCTACGGTTTTGACGAAATCGCGCTTGTGCCCGGGGCACAGACCGTAAACCCCCAGGAGGTAGATACTGCTTTTAAGATTGCAGGCAGAGAATTCAAGGTGCCCATATTAGCCGCAGCCATGGACGGGGTTGTGGATGTGCGTTTTGCCATTGAGATGTCTAAATTAGGCGGCATCGCCGTATTAAATCTCGACGGCGTGCAGACGCGCTATGAAAATCCGGATGAGGTCTTGAAAAAAATTGCCAGGGCTACACCTGATAAAGCTACCGAATTAATCCAGTCATTCTATAATATCCCTGCTAAAGAAAAGCTTATCTCTAAGAGGATAAGAGAGATTAAAAGCAATAAGGGCACGGCAGTAGTGAGTTGTATACCTGCCCATGCGGAAAAGTTTGCGAAAATTGCCGTTAGCGCCGGCGCGGATATGTTTGTCGTACAGTCCACTGTTACTACCACAAAACATATCGCTAAAGAATATAGCAGCCTGGACTTATTTAAATTCTGTAAATCCACAAAGATCCCGGTGATTATCGGAAATTGCGTGACCTACGAGACGACGCTAGCGCTTATGGAAACGGGCGCGGCAGGTTTGTTAATCGGGATCGGGCCGGGCGCTGCCTGTACTACCCGGGGGGTCCTGGGGATCGGCGTGCCGCAGGTAACTGCTACGGTAGATGCTGCCGCGGCGCGGGATTTTTATTTTAAAAGCAAGGGCAAATATATACCTATAATTACCGACGGCGGGATGAACCGCGGCGGCGATATATGCAAGGCATTCGCCTGCGGAGCGGATGCGGTGATGATTGGTTCCAGCTTCGCGCGGGCAAAAGAAGCCCCGGGTAAAGGTTACCACTGGGGCATGGCTACCTCGCACGTAAACCTGCCGCGCGGAACGCGTATCCACGTGGGCACAACCGGCTCGTTAAAAGATATCCTCTTTGGGCCGGCTAAGGTAGACGATGGCTCGCAAAACCTGATAGGGGCGCTGAAGACCTCCATGGGTTCATTGGGTGCTTCTGACTTAAAAGAGATGCACGATGTAGAGATTATTATCGCCCCTTCAATACAGACCGAAGGAAAAATCTTTCAGGTCGGCCAGCGGGTGGGGATGGGAAAGTGA